A genomic window from Sphingomonas taxi includes:
- a CDS encoding NADH-quinone oxidoreductase subunit C yields the protein MRAPAPAWAADLNGETIEIVRATLGSALLDAVDQVGEVALYVERTAIVDALTKLRDTPGLEYQQLMEIAGVDYPSRPERFEVVYCLLSLTRNHRLHVHVATDDVKPVPSVTGIWPVAGWLEREVYDMYGVLFTGNADLRRILTDYGFRGHPQRKDFPLSGFVEMRYSEEAKRVIYEPVKLAQDFRNFDFQSPWEGAAYVLPGDEKGMLPEAKGAPTPLKADDIVKADAARTPTQAPKAGSEPYAKNDSTGTANTGAGDAGPGNARQDKPKDSDVVPTKGGGQNQ from the coding sequence GTGAGGGCGCCCGCTCCTGCCTGGGCCGCCGATCTCAACGGCGAGACGATCGAGATCGTCCGGGCGACGCTCGGTTCGGCGCTGCTCGACGCGGTCGATCAGGTCGGCGAGGTCGCGCTCTACGTCGAGCGCACCGCGATCGTCGATGCGCTGACCAAGCTGCGCGACACGCCCGGTCTCGAATATCAGCAGCTGATGGAGATCGCCGGCGTCGACTATCCGAGCCGCCCGGAGCGGTTCGAGGTGGTCTATTGCCTGCTGTCGCTGACGCGCAACCATCGCCTGCACGTCCATGTCGCCACCGACGACGTCAAGCCGGTGCCGTCGGTGACGGGCATCTGGCCGGTCGCCGGCTGGCTGGAGCGCGAGGTGTACGACATGTACGGCGTGCTGTTCACCGGCAACGCCGACCTGCGCCGTATCCTTACCGATTACGGCTTCCGCGGCCATCCGCAGCGCAAGGACTTCCCGCTCTCGGGCTTCGTCGAGATGCGCTATTCGGAAGAGGCGAAGCGCGTGATCTACGAGCCGGTGAAGCTGGCGCAGGATTTCCGCAACTTCGACTTCCAGAGCCCCTGGGAGGGCGCGGCCTATGTGCTGCCCGGTGACGAGAAGGGCATGCTGCCCGAGGCCAAGGGCGCACCAACGCCGTTGAAGGCGGACGATATCGTCAAGGCCGATGCCGCGCGCACGCCGACGCAGGCGCCCAAGGCCGGCAGCGAACCCTATGCCAAGAACGATTCGACCGGCACCGCGAACACCGGCGCCGGCGATGCCGGCCCCGGCAACGCCCGGCAGGACAAGCCCAAGGATTCGGACGTCGTGCCGACCAAGGGCGGAGGACAGAATCAGTGA
- a CDS encoding NADH-quinone oxidoreductase subunit D: protein MHVTSPAHPTEGDVTIQNYTINFGPQHPAAHGVLRLVMELDGEIIERIDPHVGLLHRGTEKLIEYKTYAQAIPYFDRLDYCSPMCMEHTFVLAIEKLLDIEVPIRAQYLRVFFAELTRISNHMLNLGSHVMDVGAMTPNLWMFEIREDCYNFLERASGARMHHNYMRPGGVHQDVPLKLLTDIADWLDTRLPRLFEDAISLVADNRIFKQRNVDIATVSREDAIAWGFSGPMIRAAGIPWDLRKSQPYDVYDRMEFDIPVGTRGDCYDRFMVRVEEVRQSARIMKQCLRDMPEGPIASTDRKVVPPKRAEMKQSMEALIHHFKLYTEGYHVPAGEVYVATESPKGEFGVFLVSDGSNKPYRCKIRPTAFSHLQAMDFMSRGHMLADTTAILGAMDIVFGECDR, encoded by the coding sequence ATGCACGTCACCAGCCCGGCGCATCCGACCGAGGGCGACGTCACGATCCAGAATTACACGATCAATTTCGGCCCCCAGCATCCTGCCGCACACGGCGTGCTGCGGCTGGTGATGGAGCTGGACGGCGAGATCATCGAGCGGATCGATCCGCACGTTGGCCTGCTGCATCGCGGCACCGAGAAGCTGATCGAATACAAGACCTATGCGCAGGCGATCCCCTATTTCGATCGCCTCGATTATTGCTCGCCGATGTGCATGGAGCATACGTTCGTGCTCGCGATCGAGAAATTGCTCGATATCGAGGTGCCGATCCGCGCCCAGTATCTGCGCGTCTTCTTCGCCGAGCTGACCCGTATCTCCAACCACATGCTGAACCTCGGCAGCCACGTCATGGACGTCGGCGCGATGACGCCGAACCTGTGGATGTTCGAGATCCGCGAGGATTGCTACAATTTCCTCGAGCGTGCCTCGGGCGCGCGCATGCATCACAATTACATGCGGCCGGGCGGCGTCCATCAGGACGTGCCGCTCAAGCTGCTCACCGATATCGCCGACTGGCTCGACACGCGCCTGCCGCGCCTGTTCGAGGATGCGATCAGCCTCGTCGCCGACAACCGCATCTTCAAGCAGCGCAACGTCGATATCGCGACGGTGAGCCGCGAGGATGCGATCGCCTGGGGCTTCTCGGGGCCGATGATCCGCGCCGCGGGCATCCCCTGGGACCTGCGCAAGTCGCAGCCCTATGACGTCTACGACCGGATGGAATTCGACATCCCCGTCGGCACCCGCGGCGATTGCTACGATCGCTTCATGGTGCGCGTCGAGGAGGTCCGCCAGTCGGCGCGGATCATGAAGCAGTGCCTGCGCGACATGCCGGAGGGGCCGATCGCCTCGACCGACCGCAAGGTGGTGCCGCCCAAGCGCGCCGAGATGAAACAGTCGATGGAAGCGCTGATCCATCACTTCAAGCTGTACACCGAGGGCTATCACGTCCCCGCCGGCGAAGTGTATGTTGCGACCGAGAGCCCGAAGGGTGAGTTCGGCGTGTTCCTCGTCTCCGATGGCTCGAACAAGCCCTATCGCTGCAAGATCCGGCCGACCGCGTTCAGCCATCTCCAGGCGATGGACTTCATGAGCCGTGGCCACATGCTGGCCGACACCACCGCGATCCTCGGTGCGATGGACATCGTGTTCGGCGAGTGCGACCGGTGA
- a CDS encoding complex I 24 kDa subunit family protein translates to MAEAAHIPDEAETRARWGGFAWNEENQKKANEILARYPKGREQSASIPFLDLAQRQVGAETQTQGWLPVPVIEFVARQIGVPYMRVFEVATFYTMFNLAPVGRYHVQVCGTTPCMLRGSDDVLAACKNRGLVKGGTTPDGMFTLTEVECLGTCANAPMVQINDDNYEDLDYDRTVAVLEALANGETPKAGSTIGRQTSCPEGGPTTLTAMVDANHDYRGEWA, encoded by the coding sequence ATGGCTGAAGCAGCACACATTCCCGACGAAGCCGAGACCCGCGCCCGCTGGGGTGGCTTCGCCTGGAACGAAGAGAACCAGAAGAAGGCGAACGAGATCCTCGCACGCTATCCCAAGGGCCGTGAGCAGTCCGCGTCGATCCCGTTCCTCGACCTCGCCCAGCGCCAGGTCGGCGCCGAGACGCAGACGCAGGGCTGGCTGCCCGTGCCGGTGATCGAGTTCGTCGCGCGTCAGATCGGCGTGCCGTACATGCGCGTGTTCGAGGTCGCGACCTTCTACACGATGTTCAACCTGGCGCCGGTCGGCCGCTATCATGTGCAGGTCTGCGGCACCACGCCGTGCATGCTGCGCGGCTCGGACGACGTGCTCGCCGCCTGCAAGAACCGCGGGCTGGTCAAGGGCGGCACGACGCCGGACGGCATGTTCACGCTGACCGAGGTCGAGTGTCTCGGCACCTGCGCCAACGCGCCGATGGTCCAGATCAACGACGACAATTACGAAGACCTCGACTACGACCGTACCGTCGCGGTGCTCGAGGCGCTCGCCAATGGCGAGACGCCCAAGGCCGGGTCGACGATCGGCCGCCAGACGAGCTGCCCGGAGGGTGGCCCGACGACGCTGACCGCGATGGTCGACGCCAATCATGATTATCGGGGGGAGTGGGCATAA
- a CDS encoding inositol monophosphatase family protein, whose translation MPSHSGLFTVIERAARKAGTALRRDFNEVSHLQVSRKGPADFVSIADKRAEQTLFEELRRARPDWGFLMEEGGEVAGDPDKPRFIIDPLDGTSNFLHGIPHFAISIAVEEPTPSGKREITTGLVYQPLTDESFWAEKGRGAWLTDQRLRVSARRDLSEALIATGIPFLGHGDFVQWSRIFGAIAPEVAGIRRLGAAALDLAWVAAGRFDGYWESGLKPWDTAAGMLLVKEAGGYVTDFRGADKAMERNEFLAGNDGLHVKLHKLVAGALR comes from the coding sequence ATGCCCTCCCATTCCGGCCTCTTCACCGTCATCGAGCGTGCCGCCCGCAAGGCCGGCACCGCGCTGCGCCGCGACTTCAACGAGGTCTCGCACCTCCAGGTCAGCCGCAAGGGCCCGGCCGACTTCGTGTCGATCGCCGACAAGCGCGCCGAGCAGACGCTGTTCGAGGAACTGCGCCGCGCCCGCCCCGACTGGGGTTTCCTGATGGAAGAGGGCGGCGAGGTCGCGGGCGATCCCGACAAGCCGCGCTTCATCATCGATCCGCTCGATGGCACGTCGAACTTCCTCCACGGCATCCCGCATTTCGCCATCTCGATCGCGGTCGAGGAGCCGACCCCGTCGGGCAAGCGCGAGATCACGACGGGCCTCGTCTATCAGCCGCTCACCGACGAGAGCTTCTGGGCCGAAAAGGGCCGCGGTGCGTGGCTCACCGACCAGCGGCTGCGCGTCTCGGCCCGCCGCGACCTGTCGGAGGCGCTGATCGCCACCGGCATCCCGTTCCTCGGCCATGGCGACTTCGTCCAGTGGAGCCGCATCTTCGGTGCGATCGCACCCGAGGTCGCCGGTATCCGCCGGCTCGGCGCGGCGGCGCTCGATCTCGCGTGGGTCGCCGCAGGCCGCTTCGACGGCTATTGGGAATCGGGCCTCAAGCCGTGGGACACCGCCGCGGGCATGCTGCTGGTCAAGGAAGCCGGCGGCTATGTTACCGACTTCCGCGGCGCCGACAAGGCGATGGAGCGCAACGAGTTCCTCGCGGGCAACGACGGCCTGCACGTCAAGCTCCACAAACTGGTCGCCGGCGCGCTCCGCTAA
- the nuoH gene encoding NADH-quinone oxidoreductase subunit NuoH encodes MSYGWAWFVATIVGILVIALPLMLAVAMIIYADRKIWAAMALRRGPNVVGPFGLLQSFADGLKVFLQETIVPAAANRTLFLLAPIITFTVALIVWAVVPFGAGVVLADINVGLLYVLAASSLGVYGVILSGWASNSKYPFYSALRAAAQMVSYEVAIGFILISVVMWAGTFNLSGIVLAQTSTLNLHINAFGINPLLFPMAVMFFISSLAETQRAPFDLTEAESELVAGYQTEYSSMSFALFWLGEYANVLLMCALNATLFWGGWLPPIDWAPLYYVPGIIWLFAKMLFFFFVFSWVKATVPRYRYDQLMRLGWKVFLPLSLFWVFLVSGVLMLIRVPVGG; translated from the coding sequence ATGTCCTACGGCTGGGCATGGTTCGTCGCGACGATCGTCGGCATCCTCGTCATCGCGCTGCCGCTGATGCTGGCCGTGGCGATGATCATCTATGCCGATCGCAAGATCTGGGCGGCGATGGCGCTGCGTCGCGGCCCCAACGTCGTCGGCCCGTTCGGCCTGCTCCAGTCGTTCGCCGACGGCCTCAAGGTCTTCCTGCAGGAGACGATCGTCCCCGCCGCCGCGAACCGGACGTTGTTCCTGCTCGCGCCGATCATCACCTTCACGGTGGCCTTGATCGTCTGGGCGGTGGTGCCGTTCGGGGCGGGCGTGGTGCTCGCCGACATCAACGTCGGCCTGCTCTACGTGCTCGCCGCCTCGTCGCTCGGCGTCTATGGCGTGATCCTGTCGGGTTGGGCGTCCAACTCCAAATATCCCTTCTACTCGGCGCTGCGTGCCGCCGCGCAGATGGTGAGCTACGAAGTCGCGATCGGCTTCATCCTCATCTCGGTGGTGATGTGGGCGGGGACGTTCAACCTCAGCGGCATCGTGCTGGCGCAGACCAGCACGCTCAACCTCCACATCAACGCCTTCGGCATCAACCCGCTGCTCTTCCCGATGGCGGTGATGTTCTTCATCTCCAGCCTCGCCGAGACGCAGCGCGCGCCGTTCGATCTGACCGAGGCGGAGAGCGAGCTCGTCGCCGGTTATCAGACCGAATATAGCTCGATGAGCTTCGCGCTCTTCTGGCTCGGCGAATATGCCAACGTGCTGCTGATGTGCGCGCTCAACGCGACGCTGTTCTGGGGCGGCTGGCTGCCGCCGATCGACTGGGCGCCGCTCTATTACGTGCCCGGGATCATCTGGCTGTTCGCGAAGATGCTGTTCTTCTTCTTCGTGTTCAGCTGGGTCAAGGCGACGGTGCCGCGCTACCGCTACGACCAGCTGATGCGGCTGGGGTGGAAGGTGTTCCTGCCGCTGTCGCTGTTCTGGGTGTTCCTGGTGTCGGGCGTGCTGATGCTGATCCGCGTGCCGGTCGGCGGATGA
- a CDS encoding M23 family metallopeptidase, which translates to MTRLGWIILAVVVLLGAAFAAMTSFGTASRTTAPHVGVAVGEPSARDDAPLAVPVAGVRRAAIVDSWMDPRGGGSRGHHGTDIPAAAGTPVIAAAPGTVEKLFASNLGGTTAYIRSPDRRWIYYYAHLAGYAPGLHEGQQVRTGQPIGYVGDTGDAGAGNYHLHFGLQRMQPGERWHQGEDVNPFPLLAGRARGR; encoded by the coding sequence ATGACCCGCCTCGGTTGGATCATCCTCGCCGTCGTCGTCCTGCTCGGCGCCGCCTTCGCGGCGATGACCAGCTTCGGCACCGCCTCGCGCACGACCGCGCCCCACGTCGGCGTAGCGGTCGGCGAACCCTCGGCGCGAGACGACGCGCCGCTCGCCGTCCCCGTCGCCGGCGTCCGCCGCGCGGCGATCGTCGACAGCTGGATGGACCCGCGGGGCGGCGGCAGCCGCGGCCATCACGGCACCGACATTCCCGCCGCCGCCGGCACGCCGGTGATCGCCGCGGCCCCCGGCACTGTCGAGAAGCTGTTCGCATCCAACCTCGGCGGCACCACCGCATATATCCGCTCGCCCGACCGCCGCTGGATCTATTATTATGCGCATCTCGCCGGCTACGCCCCCGGCCTGCACGAGGGGCAGCAGGTCAGGACGGGCCAGCCGATCGGCTATGTCGGCGACACCGGCGATGCGGGCGCGGGCAATTACCACCTCCATTTCGGCCTGCAGCGCATGCAGCCCGGCGAGCGCTGGCATCAGGGCGAGGACGTCAATCCCTTCCCGCTGCTTGCCGGCCGCGCGCGGGGACGGTAA
- the nuoF gene encoding NADH-quinone oxidoreductase subunit NuoF — translation MLADKDRIFTNVYGFQPWNLEAALKRGDWDNTKALMALGQDAIIDVIKASGLRGRGGAGFPTGTKWSFMPKEPKPDRPNFLVINADESEPGSCKDREIIRHDPHKLIEGALIAGYAMRARAAYIYIRGEYIREAETLFAAVAEAYDKGLIGKNASGSGYDFDVFVHRGAGAYICGEETAMLESLEGKKGQPRLKPPFPAGAGLYGCPTTVNNVESIAVAPTILRRGASWFSGFGRENNKGTKLYQISGHVNKPCVVEDAMGLTFRELIETHCGGIRGGWDNLLAVIPGGSSVPLVPAKDIVDAPMDFDGLKAVGSGLGTAAVIVMDKSTDIVRAISRISYFYKHESCGQCTPCREGTGWMWRVMERLRTGDADIAEIDTLHQVTKQVEGHTICALGDAAAWPIQGLIKHFRPELERRINERSGGDLTPMQEAAE, via the coding sequence ATGCTTGCCGATAAAGACCGCATCTTCACCAACGTCTACGGGTTCCAGCCGTGGAACCTCGAAGCGGCGCTGAAGCGTGGCGACTGGGACAATACCAAGGCGCTGATGGCGCTCGGCCAGGACGCGATCATCGACGTCATCAAGGCGAGCGGGCTGCGCGGCCGTGGCGGTGCGGGCTTCCCCACCGGCACCAAATGGTCGTTCATGCCCAAGGAGCCCAAGCCCGACCGGCCGAACTTCCTCGTCATCAACGCCGACGAATCCGAACCCGGCTCGTGCAAGGACCGCGAGATCATCCGCCACGATCCGCACAAGCTGATCGAGGGCGCGCTGATCGCCGGCTATGCGATGCGCGCGCGTGCGGCCTATATCTACATCCGCGGCGAATATATCCGCGAGGCGGAGACGCTGTTCGCCGCGGTCGCCGAGGCGTACGACAAGGGGCTGATCGGCAAGAACGCCAGCGGTTCGGGCTATGACTTCGACGTCTTCGTCCATCGCGGCGCCGGCGCCTATATCTGCGGCGAAGAGACCGCGATGCTCGAAAGCCTCGAGGGCAAGAAGGGCCAGCCGCGTTTGAAGCCGCCGTTCCCGGCCGGCGCGGGCCTCTACGGCTGCCCGACGACGGTCAACAACGTCGAGTCGATCGCAGTCGCACCGACGATCCTGCGCCGCGGGGCATCGTGGTTCTCGGGCTTCGGCCGCGAAAACAACAAGGGCACCAAGCTCTATCAGATCAGCGGGCATGTGAATAAGCCGTGCGTGGTCGAGGACGCGATGGGCCTGACGTTCCGCGAGCTGATCGAGACGCATTGCGGCGGCATCCGCGGCGGCTGGGACAATCTGCTCGCGGTGATCCCGGGCGGCTCGTCGGTGCCGCTGGTGCCGGCGAAGGACATCGTCGACGCGCCGATGGATTTCGACGGCCTCAAGGCGGTCGGTTCGGGCCTCGGCACCGCGGCGGTGATCGTCATGGACAAGTCGACCGACATCGTCCGTGCGATCAGCCGCATCTCCTACTTCTACAAGCATGAGAGCTGCGGCCAGTGCACGCCGTGCCGCGAAGGCACCGGCTGGATGTGGCGCGTGATGGAGCGGCTGCGCACCGGCGACGCCGACATCGCCGAGATCGATACGCTGCATCAGGTCACCAAGCAGGTCGAGGGTCACACGATCTGCGCGCTCGGCGATGCCGCGGCTTGGCCGATCCAGGGTCTCATCAAGCATTTCCGCCCCGAGCTGGAGCGCCGGATCAACGAACGTAGCGGCGGCGATCTGACGCCGATGCAGGAAGCTGCCGAGTGA
- the nuoG gene encoding NADH-quinone oxidoreductase subunit NuoG translates to MPKLKVDGIEVEVPQGATVLQACEAAGKEIPRFCYHERLSIAGNCRMCLVEVKPGPPKPQASCALPAADNQEVFTTTPMVKNAREGVMEFLLINHPLDCPICDQGGECDLQDQSVAYGKGHSRYTENKRAVTEKYMGPIVKTIMTRCIQCTRCVRFAEEVAGVEEIGAIYRGEDMQITSYLEQAVTSELSGNVVDLCPVGALTSKPYSYEARPWELKKTLTIDVQDAVGTNIRLDSRGRQVLRCVPRINEDVNEEWAHDKTRHHVDGLVRRRLDRPYVRRDGKLAPVSWDEAFAVIKTRVEAAGANVAAVAGDLVDCETMYAAKALLAKLGSSLLEGRQTGMDYDTSSLAAVNFNTTIAGVEEADAILLVGTNLRWEAPLVNTRIRKAIKKGAKVFAIGPETELTYKVEWLGADLSLLGNLPEAVAKLFTDAAKPMVIVGGGALKGGHGAALAFAKQFNLVRDGWNGFNVVHMAASRMGGLMLGYAQKGGIADLSNAAVTFFLGADEVDYPKFGGFKVYVGHHGDTGAHHADVILPGVTYAEKSGTWVNLEGRVQRGERAVFAPGDAREDWTIFRALSEVLGTTLPFDSLAGLREAMTAEVPALRNVGELAGYEWNPPALDGAGQGSLTGYPIKDFYLTNAICRASPTMQRCSAELVHGETFAEAAE, encoded by the coding sequence ATGCCGAAGCTGAAAGTAGACGGGATCGAGGTCGAGGTGCCGCAGGGCGCGACGGTCCTCCAGGCGTGCGAAGCCGCGGGCAAGGAAATCCCGCGCTTCTGCTATCATGAACGGCTGTCGATCGCCGGCAATTGCCGCATGTGCCTCGTCGAGGTGAAGCCGGGGCCGCCCAAGCCGCAGGCCTCGTGCGCGCTGCCCGCCGCGGACAATCAGGAAGTCTTCACCACCACGCCAATGGTGAAGAATGCCCGCGAGGGCGTTATGGAATTCCTGCTCATCAACCACCCGCTCGACTGCCCGATCTGCGATCAGGGCGGCGAATGCGATCTGCAGGACCAGTCGGTCGCTTACGGCAAGGGCCATAGCCGCTACACCGAGAACAAGCGGGCGGTGACCGAGAAGTATATGGGTCCGATCGTCAAGACGATCATGACCCGCTGCATTCAGTGCACCCGCTGCGTCCGCTTCGCCGAAGAGGTCGCCGGGGTCGAGGAGATCGGCGCGATCTATCGCGGCGAGGACATGCAGATCACCTCCTATCTCGAACAGGCGGTGACCAGCGAGCTGAGTGGCAACGTCGTCGACCTCTGCCCGGTCGGCGCGCTGACCTCGAAGCCCTATTCGTACGAAGCGCGGCCGTGGGAGCTCAAGAAGACGCTCACCATCGACGTGCAGGATGCGGTCGGCACCAACATCCGCCTCGACAGCCGCGGCCGTCAGGTGCTGCGCTGCGTCCCGCGCATCAACGAGGACGTCAACGAGGAATGGGCGCACGACAAGACGCGCCACCACGTCGACGGCCTCGTCCGTCGTCGCCTCGATCGTCCCTATGTCCGCCGTGACGGCAAGCTCGCCCCGGTCAGCTGGGACGAGGCGTTCGCGGTCATCAAGACCAGGGTCGAAGCCGCGGGCGCGAACGTCGCCGCGGTGGCGGGCGATCTGGTCGACTGCGAGACGATGTACGCCGCCAAGGCGCTGCTCGCGAAGCTCGGCTCGTCGCTGCTCGAAGGGCGGCAGACGGGCATGGACTATGACACGTCGAGCCTCGCCGCGGTCAATTTCAACACCACGATCGCCGGCGTCGAAGAGGCCGATGCGATCCTGCTGGTCGGCACCAATTTGCGCTGGGAAGCGCCGCTGGTAAACACCCGCATCCGCAAGGCGATCAAGAAGGGTGCCAAGGTCTTCGCGATCGGGCCGGAGACCGAGCTGACCTACAAGGTCGAATGGCTGGGTGCCGATCTGTCGCTGCTCGGCAATCTGCCCGAGGCGGTCGCCAAGCTCTTTACCGATGCCGCCAAGCCGATGGTCATCGTCGGCGGCGGTGCGCTAAAGGGCGGCCATGGCGCCGCGCTCGCCTTCGCCAAGCAGTTCAATCTGGTGCGTGACGGCTGGAACGGCTTTAACGTCGTCCATATGGCGGCGAGCCGGATGGGCGGGCTGATGCTCGGCTATGCGCAGAAGGGCGGCATCGCCGATCTGTCGAACGCGGCGGTGACCTTCTTCCTCGGCGCGGACGAGGTCGATTACCCCAAGTTCGGCGGCTTCAAGGTCTATGTCGGCCATCACGGCGACACCGGCGCGCATCATGCCGACGTCATCCTGCCGGGCGTGACCTATGCCGAGAAGTCGGGCACCTGGGTCAATCTCGAAGGCCGCGTCCAGCGTGGCGAGCGCGCGGTGTTCGCACCGGGCGATGCGCGCGAGGACTGGACGATCTTCCGTGCCTTGTCGGAAGTGCTCGGTACGACGCTGCCGTTCGACAGCCTCGCCGGGCTGCGCGAGGCGATGACCGCCGAGGTCCCCGCATTGCGCAACGTCGGCGAGCTCGCCGGCTATGAGTGGAACCCGCCGGCGCTCGACGGTGCCGGGCAGGGGAGCCTCACCGGCTATCCGATCAAGGATTTCTATCTGACCAACGCCATCTGCCGCGCGTCCCCGACGATGCAGCGCTGTTCGGCCGAACTGGTCCATGGCGAGACGTTCGCGGAGGCGGCGGAGTGA
- the efp gene encoding elongation factor P, producing MKISGVDIRPGNIIEYEGGIWRAVKIQHTQPGKGGAYMQVEMKNLIDGRKNNVRFRSAETVERVRLDTKDFQFLFRDGDALTFMDKDNYEQITLDAGILGDAAAFLQDGMDVVLELYDEKPISVELPSTIEAMIVEADAVVKGQTASSSYKPAILDNGVRVMVPPHIGAGTRIVVDVYEQTYVRRAD from the coding sequence ATGAAGATCAGCGGCGTGGACATCCGTCCCGGCAACATCATCGAATATGAGGGCGGCATCTGGCGCGCCGTCAAGATCCAGCACACGCAGCCCGGCAAGGGCGGTGCGTATATGCAGGTCGAGATGAAGAACCTGATCGACGGCCGCAAGAACAACGTCCGCTTCCGCTCCGCCGAGACGGTCGAGCGCGTCCGCCTCGACACCAAGGACTTCCAGTTCCTGTTCCGCGACGGCGATGCGCTGACCTTCATGGACAAGGACAATTACGAGCAGATCACGCTCGACGCCGGCATCCTCGGCGATGCCGCCGCCTTCCTGCAGGACGGCATGGACGTGGTGCTCGAACTCTATGACGAAAAGCCGATCTCGGTCGAGCTGCCGAGCACGATCGAGGCGATGATCGTCGAGGCCGATGCCGTCGTGAAGGGGCAGACCGCCTCGTCGAGCTACAAGCCCGCGATCCTCGACAATGGCGTGCGCGTCATGGTCCCGCCGCATATCGGCGCCGGCACGCGCATCGTCGTCGACGTCTACGAACAGACCTACGTCCGCCGCGCCGACTGA
- a CDS encoding NADH-quinone oxidoreductase subunit A encodes MVDLSQYLPILLFLGVALALSSTFVFLPMVVARLTGTNKPNEQKLSEYECGFPAFEDPRSQFDVRFYLIAILFIIFDLEAAFLYPWAVSVFSIGWTAWISMMIFIGELALGLVYAWKKGALDWE; translated from the coding sequence TTGGTCGATCTGTCGCAATATCTGCCTATCCTGCTGTTCCTGGGTGTCGCCCTGGCGCTGTCGAGCACGTTCGTGTTCCTGCCCATGGTCGTCGCCCGGCTGACCGGCACCAATAAGCCCAACGAACAGAAGCTGTCGGAATATGAATGCGGCTTCCCCGCGTTCGAGGATCCACGCAGCCAGTTCGACGTGCGATTTTATCTGATCGCCATCCTGTTCATCATCTTCGATCTCGAAGCCGCCTTCCTATATCCTTGGGCAGTATCGGTTTTCAGCATCGGCTGGACCGCATGGATCTCCATGATGATCTTCATCGGCGAGCTTGCCCTGGGCCTCGTCTATGCCTGGAAAAAGGGAGCGCTGGATTGGGAATGA
- a CDS encoding NuoB/complex I 20 kDa subunit family protein, giving the protein MSGPVELERPATATSLVPPDQGFFDSLNGELNDKGFLVTSTEELFQWARTGSLWWMTFGLACCAVEMIHVNMPRYDLERFGAAPRASPRQSDVMIVAGTLCNKMAPALRKVYDQMSEPKYVVSMGSCANGGGYYHYSYSVVRGCDRVVPVDIYVPGCPPTAEALLYGIMQLQRKIRRQGSVER; this is encoded by the coding sequence ATGTCCGGACCCGTCGAACTCGAACGCCCGGCGACCGCCACGTCGCTGGTGCCGCCCGACCAGGGCTTCTTCGACAGCCTCAACGGCGAGCTCAACGACAAGGGCTTCCTCGTCACCTCGACCGAGGAGCTGTTCCAGTGGGCGCGTACCGGCTCGCTGTGGTGGATGACCTTCGGTCTCGCCTGCTGCGCGGTCGAGATGATCCACGTCAACATGCCGCGCTACGATCTCGAGCGCTTCGGCGCCGCGCCGCGCGCGTCGCCGCGTCAGTCGGACGTGATGATCGTCGCGGGTACGTTGTGCAACAAGATGGCGCCGGCACTCCGCAAGGTCTACGACCAGATGTCGGAGCCGAAATACGTCGTCTCGATGGGCAGCTGCGCCAATGGCGGCGGCTATTACCATTACAGCTATTCGGTGGTGCGCGGCTGCGACCGCGTCGTGCCGGTCGACATCTACGTCCCCGGCTGCCCGCCGACCGCCGAGGCGCTGCTCTACGGGATCATGCAGTTGCAGCGTAAGATCCGCCGTCAGGGGAGCGTCGAACGGTGA